One stretch of Punica granatum isolate Tunisia-2019 chromosome 5, ASM765513v2, whole genome shotgun sequence DNA includes these proteins:
- the LOC116206690 gene encoding pyridoxal phosphate homeostasis protein-like: protein MEPPLVAENLSTPTDTMAVSSSAAAEALRSVLHRVHQVSGRCGRAPHQIRVVAVSKTKPVSLIRQVYDAGHRCFGENYVQELVEKAPQLPEDIEWHFIGNLQSNKVKPLLTGVPNLAYVEGIDDEKIANRLNTVVASIGRKPLKVFVQVNTSGEESKFGVEPSACVELAKHVSLNCPNLEFCGLMTIGMLDYSSTPENFMTLANCRTEICKALGIPEEKCELSMGMSGDFEQAIEMGSTNIRVGSTIFGAREYPKKASN from the exons ATGGAGCCACCACTAGTGGCGGAGAATCTCTCAACTCCGACCGATACAATGGCCGTCTCCTCCTCCGCCGCGGCGGAGGCCCTGCGCTCGGTGCTCCACCGCGTCCACCAGGTCTCGGGGAGGTGCGGCCGCGCGCCCCACCAGATCCGGGTAGTAGCGGTCAGCAAGACCAAGCCTGTCTCCCTCATCCGCCAAGTCTACGACGCCGGCCACCGCTGTTTCGGCGAGAACTACGTCCAGGAGCTCGTTGAGAAAGCTCCTCAG CTTCCAGAGGACATTGAGTGGCATTTCATTGGGAATTTGCAGAGCAACAAAGTGAAGCCTCTTCTGA CCGGAGTACCGAACCTGGCATATGTTGAGGGTATAGATGATGAGAAG ATTGCCAATCGTCTTAACACTGTTGTAGCAAGCATCGGAAGAAAGCCTCTGAAGGTGTTTGTCCAAGTGAACACTAGTGGTGAAGAAT CAAAATTTGGAGTGGAACCCTCGGCCTGTGTGGAACTAGCAAAGCACGTTAGTTTGAACTGCCCAAACCTCGAGTTTTGCGGTCTAATGACAATAGGGATGCTGGACTATTCATCAACTCCCGAGAACTTCATG ACCTTGGCCAATTGCAGAACCGAGATCTGCAAGGCTCTCGGGATACCTGAGGAGAAGTGCGAGCTATCGATGGGCATGTCCGGTGATTTTGAACAAGCT ATCGAAATGGGAAGTACAAACATAAGAGTCGGGTCTACAATTTTCGGAGCCAGAGAATATCCAAAGAAAGCGTCCAATTAG
- the LOC116207408 gene encoding uncharacterized protein LOC116207408 has translation MKRGQQRAVKAGLWMMGLCLVGFIIGRPLYWHLTEGFSSVSIRHRKSLSCPLCDCDCSSQPLLSLMDGLNNHSFTDCMKHDPEVSEEMEKNFIDMLKEEVKLQEAQALENQQKADMMLLEAKKMTSQFQKEADKCSSGMETCEEAREKSESALEAQRSLTAMWELRARQRGWRDDSDESNQYLQNN, from the exons ATGAAGAGGGGGCAGCAGAGGGCGGTGAAGGCAGGGCTGTGGATGATGGGGCTGTGCTTGGTGGGCTTCATCATCGGCCGCCCGCTCTACTGGCACCTCACCGAGGGCTTCTCCTCCGTGTCCATCCGCCACCGCAAGTCCCTCTCCTGCCCTCTCTGTGACTGCGATTGCTCCTCGCAGCCCCTTCTCTCCCTCATGGATG GCTTGAATAACCATAGCTTCACAG ATTGCATGAAGCATGACCCGGAGGTTAGCGAAGAGATGGAGAAGAACTTCATCGATATGCTGAAGGAGGAAGTGAAGCTACAAGAGGCTCAAGCCTTGGAGAACCAGCAGAAGGCTGACATGATGCTGTTGGAGGCCAAAAAGATGACATCGCAGTTCCAGAAGGAAGCTGATAAATGCAGCTCTGGCATGGAGACATGCGAGGAGGCGAGGGAGAAATCTGAGTCCGCGCTCGAGGCTCAGCGGTCATTGACAGCCATGTGGGAGCTTAGGGCACGTCAAAGAGGATGGAGGGATGACTCCGATGAAAGCAATCAATACTTACAGAATAACTAG
- the LOC116207762 gene encoding lysine-specific demethylase JMJ25 isoform X1 has protein sequence MAAILLPKQQQFGHYTEKGVRRIIRSPNVSRLLKKPKLQDFKRPSRIDISSDEDEDDREEKKMGPVTPAKRRVGLSRKRKLDEDPEFFDCVKITKRHKSDLMRRSSATPASSWTSSGDEARTNDQGRSINTVVSSRAKSFTRTGRVPIGKPLNGMKKRRRLVLISDSESSDFEEEMITVKIKEHRKAQNSENTLVVEKPVKCSGEKKSLSMNHSYVSKHVAAVSRRSPPITQKVDFHCDSRCKPGNSKPRGRVSCHQCRNNERRIVVPCKNCKQNFYCIQCIKQWYPDKLEEEIAELCPFCRRNCNCNNCLHCNGVIEIPEITMDDSEKVKHLHYLMGLLLPFIRRISEQQFVETEIEASILGKQPSEVEVPVSFSYSDERVYCDHCATSILDLHRSCPNCSLEICLSCCKEIREGTLLPRSEMKILYQNKGQEYIHGGDPRPEIHPSQACQNFTQVDGLLVWKSNSDGSITCAPKQMGGCGQCTLELKRIRPKEWITGLVKSAEKLLEICRVKQKTLNKGDDLNNFLLSRKAASRDGSDDNYLYCPSLRDTLELTNFQTHWAKGEPVIVRDVLEQTPGLSWDPMVMWRALSEHVNSEVSSKTSEVRAIDCLACCEVEITTKQFFKGYSEGRTYGNHWPEMLKLKDWPPSDKFEDVLPRHCDEFISALPFQMYTNPKSGFLNLAVKLPANVLKPDLGPKSYIAYGVKEELGRGDSVTKLHCDVSDAVNILTHAAEVDLTEEQQSGIDRLKRRHRMQDIKEGLIQEEEERIPDGFCEGSSNREERTEQKGGALWDIFRREDVPKLEAYLTKHYREFRHTFCSPMTEVIHPIHDQSFYLTAKHKQKLKEEYGVEAWTFEQDVGEAVFIPAGCPHQVRNLKSCTKVALDFVSPENLDECFRLTEEFRQLPRNHKIREDKLEVIFSATQPDPNKIFPFTSYDFLPLTRFFSCLPGTDKEDGSLCSRTSRSRSRRLVWDSASHYKRPLTSAGDLSKKMYVAEKLILRSAFHPGLRFLL, from the exons ATGGCGGCAATCTTGTTGCCGAAGCAGCAGCAGTTTGGCCATTACACTGAGAAAGGCGTCCGGAGAATCATTCGGTCCCCAAACGTCTCACGGCTCTTGAAGAAACCCAAGCTGCAGGATTTCAAGCGGCCTTCCAGGATTGATATATCCTCTGACGAGGATGAGGATGatagagaagagaagaagatgggACCGGTGACTCCAGCTAAGAGAAGGGTCGGTTTGTCTCGGAAGAGGAAGTTGGATGAGGACCCCGAATTTTTCGATTGCGTGAAGATCACGAAGCGGCATAAAAGTGATTTGATGAGGAGGAGTAGTGCTACACCTGCGAGTTCATGGACTAGCTCTGGAGATGAAGCAAGGACGAACGATCAGGGCAGATCGATAAATACTGTGGTTTCATCTAGAGCGAAATCTTTCACCAGAACAGGAAGAGTTCCCATCGGAAAGCCTTTGAATGgcatgaagaagaggaggagactAGTCCTGATTTCGGACAGTGAATCGAGTGACTTTGAGGAAGAGATGATTACAGTTAAGATTAAAGAACACAGGAAGGCTCAAAATTCTGAGAATACTCTAGTTGTGGAGAAACCTGTGAAGTGTTCGGGAGAAAAGAAGTCCCTCTCGATGAATCATTCATATGTCTCAAAGCACGTAGCAGCTGTTTCACGGAGGTCACCCCCTATAACTCAGAAAGTCGACTTTCACTGTGACAGCAGATGCAAACCTGGGAATTCAAAG CCAAGAGGTCGTGTAAGCTGTCACCAATGCAGGAATAACGAGAGGAGAATTGTGGTTCCTTGCAAGAACTGTAAACAAAACTTTTACTGTATCCAATGCATCAAGCAATG GTATCCTGATAAGTTGGAGGAAGAGATTGCCGAGCTTTGTCCATTCTGTCGAAGAAATTGCAACTGCAACAATTGCTTGCACTGTAATGGGGTGATAGAG ATACCAGAAATCACCATGGACGATTCTGAGAAGGTTAAGCATCTCCATTACTTGATGGGATTGCTGCTCCCTTTTATAAGACGGATATCCGAACAACAGTTTGTAGAAACAGAGATTGAAGCCTCTATTCTTG GAAAGCAACCCTCAGAGGTTGAAGTCCCAGTGTCATTCTCTTATTCGGATGAGCGTGTTTACTG TGATCATTGTGCCACCTCCATTCTAGATCTCCACCGAAGCTGTCCCAACTGTTCGCTCGAGATCTGCCTCAGTTGCTGTAAAGAAATTCGTGAAGGGACCCTCTTGCCCCGCTCAGAGATGAAGATACTCTATCAGAACAAAGGTCAAGAATACATTCACGGTGGAGATCCCCGGCCCGAGATACACCCCTCACAAGCTTGTCAGAACTTCACTCAAGTTGATGGACTGTTGGTGTGGAAATCCAACAGTGATGGCAGCATAACCTGTGCCCCGAAGCAAATGGGTGGCTGCGGTCAATGTACATTGGAGCTCAAGCGTATACGTCCTAAAGAGTGGATCACTGGTTTGGTCAAGAGTGCAGAGAAGTTGTTAGAAATCTGCAGAGTCAAACAGAAAACTCTTAATAAAGGGGACGATTTGAACAATTTCCTACTTTCGAGGAAAGCAGCATCTAGAGATGGGTCAGATGACAATTACCTGTACTGCCCTTCCTTGAGGGACACATTGGAGCTCACGAACTTCCAAACTCATTGGGCGAAAGGCGAGCCTGTCATAGTCCGAGATGTGCTTGAACAGACTCCAGGCCTCAGCTGGGATCCCATGGTCATGTGGCGCGCATTGTCCGAACATGTGAACTCAGAGGTCAGCTCAAAGACATCAGAAGTTCGAGCCATTGATTGTCTTGCCTGCTGTGAG GTGGAGATTACTACTAAGCAATTCTTTAAAGGCTACTCAGAGGGCAGGACCTATGGAAACCATTGGCCTGAGATGCTGAAGCTGAAAGATTGGCCCCCTTCTGACAAGTTCGAAGATGTTTTGCCCCGACACTGTGACGAGTTTATAAGTGCACTACCCTTCCAAATGTACACGAACCCTAAATCAGGGTTCCTCAACCTTGCTGTGAAGCTGCCAGCAAATGTTCTGAAGCCCGACTTAGGTCCGAAATCGTACATTGCATATGGTGTTAAAGAAGAACTCGGAAGAGGAGACTCTGTGACTAAACTACATTGTGATGTTTCTGATGCG GTGAATATTTTGACACATGCGGCGGAGGTAGATTTAACTGAAGAGCAGCAGTCGGGTATTGATAGATTGAAAAGACGACATAGGATGCAGGACATAAAAGAAGGACTAATtcaggaagaggaagagaggatACCCGATGGATTTTGTGAGGGCTCCAGCAACCGTGAAGAGAGAACTGAGCAAAAAGGTGGGGCCCTATGGGACATTTTCCGGAGGGAGGATGTTCCTAAGTTGGAAGCCTACCTTACGAAGCATTACAGGGAGTTTAGGCACACGTTTTGCTCTCCCATGACAGAG GTCATTCACCCAATCCACGACCAATCATTCTATCTTACTGCCAAGCACAAGCAGAAGCTGAAGGAAGAATACG GAGTTGAAGCATGGACATTTGAGCAGGATGTCGGAGAGGCTGTATTTATACCTGCAGGATGCCCCCATCAAGTTAGAAATCTCAAG TCATGCACGAAAGTCGCTCTCGATTTTGTCTCTCCTGAAAACCTTGATGAGTGCTTTCGCCTGACCGAGGAGTTCAGGCAGCTTCCTAGGAaccacaaaatccgagaagacAAACTGGAGGTAATATTTTCAGCAACCCAACCCGATCCTAACAAGATCTTTCCATTTACGTCATACGATTTCCTTCCTCTAACTCGGTTTTTCTCATGTCTGCCTGGAACAGATAAAGAAGATGGTAGTTTATGCAGTAGAACAAGCCGTTCGAGATCTAGAAGACTTGTTTGGGATTCGGCATCTCATTATAAACGGCCCTTGACTTCTGCAGGAGATCTTTCCAAGAAGATGTATGTTGCGGAAAAGCTAATTTTGCGAAGCGCCTTCCATCCTGGTCTTCGGTTTTTGCTATGA
- the LOC116207762 gene encoding lysine-specific demethylase JMJ25 isoform X2, with product MAAILLPKQQQFGHYTEKGVRRIIRSPNVSRLLKKPKLQDFKRPSRIDISSDEDEDDREEKKMGPVTPAKRRVGLSRKRKLDEDPEFFDCVKITKRHKSDLMRRSSATPASSWTSSGDEARTNDQGRSINTVVSSRAKSFTRTGRVPIGKPLNGMKKRRRLVLISDSESSDFEEEMITVKIKEHRKAQNSENTLVVEKPVKCSGEKKSLSMNHSYVSKHVAAVSRRSPPITQKVDFHCDSRCKPGNSKPRGRVSCHQCRNNERRIVVPCKNCKQNFYCIQCIKQWYPDKLEEEIAELCPFCRRNCNCNNCLHCNGVIEIPEITMDDSEKVKHLHYLMGLLLPFIRRISEQQFVETEIEASILGKQPSEVEVPVSFSYSDERVYCDHCATSILDLHRSCPNCSLEICLSCCKEIREGTLLPRSEMKILYQNKGQEYIHGGDPRPEIHPSQACQNFTQVDGLLVWKSNSDGSITCAPKQMGGCGQCTLELKRIRPKEWITGLVKSAEKLLEICRVKQKTLNKGDDLNNFLLSRKAASRDGSDDNYLYCPSLRDTLELTNFQTHWAKGEPVIVRDVLEQTPGLSWDPMVMWRALSEHVNSEVSSKTSEVRAIDCLACCEVEITTKQFFKGYSEGRTYGNHWPEMLKLKDWPPSDKFEDVLPRHCDEFISALPFQMYTNPKSGFLNLAVKLPANVLKPDLGPKSYIAYGVKEELGRGDSVTKLHCDVSDAVNILTHAAEVDLTEEQQSGIDRLKRRHRMQDIKEGLIQEEEERIPDGFCEGSSNREERTEQKGGALWDIFRREDVPKLEAYLTKHYREFRHTFCSPMTEVIHPIHDQSFYLTAKHKQKLKEEYGVEAWTFEQDVGEAVFIPAGCPHQVRNLKSCTKVALDFVSPENLDECFRLTEEFRQLPRNHKIREDKLEIKKMVVYAVEQAVRDLEDLFGIRHLIINGP from the exons ATGGCGGCAATCTTGTTGCCGAAGCAGCAGCAGTTTGGCCATTACACTGAGAAAGGCGTCCGGAGAATCATTCGGTCCCCAAACGTCTCACGGCTCTTGAAGAAACCCAAGCTGCAGGATTTCAAGCGGCCTTCCAGGATTGATATATCCTCTGACGAGGATGAGGATGatagagaagagaagaagatgggACCGGTGACTCCAGCTAAGAGAAGGGTCGGTTTGTCTCGGAAGAGGAAGTTGGATGAGGACCCCGAATTTTTCGATTGCGTGAAGATCACGAAGCGGCATAAAAGTGATTTGATGAGGAGGAGTAGTGCTACACCTGCGAGTTCATGGACTAGCTCTGGAGATGAAGCAAGGACGAACGATCAGGGCAGATCGATAAATACTGTGGTTTCATCTAGAGCGAAATCTTTCACCAGAACAGGAAGAGTTCCCATCGGAAAGCCTTTGAATGgcatgaagaagaggaggagactAGTCCTGATTTCGGACAGTGAATCGAGTGACTTTGAGGAAGAGATGATTACAGTTAAGATTAAAGAACACAGGAAGGCTCAAAATTCTGAGAATACTCTAGTTGTGGAGAAACCTGTGAAGTGTTCGGGAGAAAAGAAGTCCCTCTCGATGAATCATTCATATGTCTCAAAGCACGTAGCAGCTGTTTCACGGAGGTCACCCCCTATAACTCAGAAAGTCGACTTTCACTGTGACAGCAGATGCAAACCTGGGAATTCAAAG CCAAGAGGTCGTGTAAGCTGTCACCAATGCAGGAATAACGAGAGGAGAATTGTGGTTCCTTGCAAGAACTGTAAACAAAACTTTTACTGTATCCAATGCATCAAGCAATG GTATCCTGATAAGTTGGAGGAAGAGATTGCCGAGCTTTGTCCATTCTGTCGAAGAAATTGCAACTGCAACAATTGCTTGCACTGTAATGGGGTGATAGAG ATACCAGAAATCACCATGGACGATTCTGAGAAGGTTAAGCATCTCCATTACTTGATGGGATTGCTGCTCCCTTTTATAAGACGGATATCCGAACAACAGTTTGTAGAAACAGAGATTGAAGCCTCTATTCTTG GAAAGCAACCCTCAGAGGTTGAAGTCCCAGTGTCATTCTCTTATTCGGATGAGCGTGTTTACTG TGATCATTGTGCCACCTCCATTCTAGATCTCCACCGAAGCTGTCCCAACTGTTCGCTCGAGATCTGCCTCAGTTGCTGTAAAGAAATTCGTGAAGGGACCCTCTTGCCCCGCTCAGAGATGAAGATACTCTATCAGAACAAAGGTCAAGAATACATTCACGGTGGAGATCCCCGGCCCGAGATACACCCCTCACAAGCTTGTCAGAACTTCACTCAAGTTGATGGACTGTTGGTGTGGAAATCCAACAGTGATGGCAGCATAACCTGTGCCCCGAAGCAAATGGGTGGCTGCGGTCAATGTACATTGGAGCTCAAGCGTATACGTCCTAAAGAGTGGATCACTGGTTTGGTCAAGAGTGCAGAGAAGTTGTTAGAAATCTGCAGAGTCAAACAGAAAACTCTTAATAAAGGGGACGATTTGAACAATTTCCTACTTTCGAGGAAAGCAGCATCTAGAGATGGGTCAGATGACAATTACCTGTACTGCCCTTCCTTGAGGGACACATTGGAGCTCACGAACTTCCAAACTCATTGGGCGAAAGGCGAGCCTGTCATAGTCCGAGATGTGCTTGAACAGACTCCAGGCCTCAGCTGGGATCCCATGGTCATGTGGCGCGCATTGTCCGAACATGTGAACTCAGAGGTCAGCTCAAAGACATCAGAAGTTCGAGCCATTGATTGTCTTGCCTGCTGTGAG GTGGAGATTACTACTAAGCAATTCTTTAAAGGCTACTCAGAGGGCAGGACCTATGGAAACCATTGGCCTGAGATGCTGAAGCTGAAAGATTGGCCCCCTTCTGACAAGTTCGAAGATGTTTTGCCCCGACACTGTGACGAGTTTATAAGTGCACTACCCTTCCAAATGTACACGAACCCTAAATCAGGGTTCCTCAACCTTGCTGTGAAGCTGCCAGCAAATGTTCTGAAGCCCGACTTAGGTCCGAAATCGTACATTGCATATGGTGTTAAAGAAGAACTCGGAAGAGGAGACTCTGTGACTAAACTACATTGTGATGTTTCTGATGCG GTGAATATTTTGACACATGCGGCGGAGGTAGATTTAACTGAAGAGCAGCAGTCGGGTATTGATAGATTGAAAAGACGACATAGGATGCAGGACATAAAAGAAGGACTAATtcaggaagaggaagagaggatACCCGATGGATTTTGTGAGGGCTCCAGCAACCGTGAAGAGAGAACTGAGCAAAAAGGTGGGGCCCTATGGGACATTTTCCGGAGGGAGGATGTTCCTAAGTTGGAAGCCTACCTTACGAAGCATTACAGGGAGTTTAGGCACACGTTTTGCTCTCCCATGACAGAG GTCATTCACCCAATCCACGACCAATCATTCTATCTTACTGCCAAGCACAAGCAGAAGCTGAAGGAAGAATACG GAGTTGAAGCATGGACATTTGAGCAGGATGTCGGAGAGGCTGTATTTATACCTGCAGGATGCCCCCATCAAGTTAGAAATCTCAAG TCATGCACGAAAGTCGCTCTCGATTTTGTCTCTCCTGAAAACCTTGATGAGTGCTTTCGCCTGACCGAGGAGTTCAGGCAGCTTCCTAGGAaccacaaaatccgagaagacAAACTGGAG ATAAAGAAGATGGTAGTTTATGCAGTAGAACAAGCCGTTCGAGATCTAGAAGACTTGTTTGGGATTCGGCATCTCATTATAAACGGCCCTTGA